One region of Asterias rubens chromosome 5, eAstRub1.3, whole genome shotgun sequence genomic DNA includes:
- the LOC117290507 gene encoding tripartite motif-containing protein 45-like, whose translation MAASITVHSVLDKISKDHLECPICTNRFINPTMLDCLHSFCFTCLKELHQQDLNNSILLCPLCRKKTALEDNKVDSLPKDFKLNALVDEFTVQEQLMEGHGSEVKCQACNVEEHAAIARCVDCDYFLCQECQTAHQRFPVTKSHQVYMLAQLHSGEVNYTYRSKIREYIPKCDKHSDQTLNIYCNTCQKLECTTCTILDHANQPHNPIGIPEALDKCKQEVVELIAKAEKCKADIQTAMEQASESRKKLESSYAETNMKIAQKAAKERAKITEEEKQLKQEAERVYKDRVQTFETAEATNTKEVTQVEHKLDEVNQFMTQASSHEILDFKLKLKNNLDELTKIQGEIVSDRLSFLEFEEGERSVGRLVLEDEQQAKAEAQAKEHETIHTKQEWELKESFSQFDFTHFLEVRFVAAFSDNEIVVLDIGHNALFTLKSQVAANTSQSTHCPQRLKLKGLSEPKALTVGNNDHLYVIDNREVKIFNRRYKPHHQFNLSVRDFYPSRLAVDENNLIAVGYKEGLISLYNPDGSLIRTFSTPVNVNYLTSYKERIIYSSRGGVHLHSVDYKGGKVFSVDIDQSEDSYGVCCDKDGSIFVAQNNWITGTNRICQYSPDGKYIGCVIEDCGNAFDITFTPSGNLVVAAQTSVNIFQVVSQ comes from the coding sequence ATGGCTGCCAGTATCACAGTCCATTCAGTGCTTGATAAGATCAGTAAGGATCATCTAGAATGTCCAATATGCACCAATCGCTTCATCAATCCAACAATGCTAGACTGTCTACACAGCTTCTGCTTCACATGCCTCAAGGAGCTTCACCAACAAGATCTTAACAACTCCATCCTACTGTGTCCTCTGTGCAGAAAGAAAACAGCACTAGAAGACAACAAGGTTGACAGTCTACCTAAGGACTTTAAACTCAATGCCCTGGTGGATGAGTTTACTGTCCAGGAGCAACTCATGGAGGGTcatgggtcagaggtcaaatgTCAAGCCTGTAATGTTGAAGAGCATGCAGCAATCGCCAGGTGTGTAGACTGTGATTATTTCCTTTGTCAGGAGTGTCAAACTGCACATCAACGTTTTCCTGTTACTAAATCTCATCAGGTCTACATGCTGGCACAGCTGCATTCCGGAGAAGTCAACTACACGTACAGGAGTAAAATCAGGGAGTATATTCCAAAGTGTGACAAGCACAGTGATCAGACTCTGAACATCTACTGCAACACATGCCAGAAGTTAGAATGCACAACTTGTACCATCCTTGATCATGCAAACCAACCACATAACCCAATTGGTATACCCGAGGCTTTAGACAAATGCAAACAGGAAGTTGTAGAGCTGATTGCAAAAGCTGAGAAGTGCAAGGCTGATATTCAAACTGCCATGGAACAAGCTAGTGAGTCTCGCAAGAAACTGGAATCTTCATATGCTGAAACCAATATGAAAATCGCCCAGAAGGCTGCTAAGGAGAGAGCAAAGATCACCGAAGAGGAAAAGCAGCTGAAGCAAGAGGCAGAGCGTGTTTACAAAGACAGAGTTCAGACATTTGAAACTGCAGAGGCAACCAACACAAAAGAAGTGACCCAGGTAGAGCACAAGCTGGATGAAGTGAATCAGTTCATGACCCAAGCAAGTTCTCATGAGATTCTGGATTTCAAGCTGAAACTTAAAAACAATCTTGATGAACTAACTAAGATACAAGGCGAGATTGTGTCTGACAGGCTTTCCTTTCTTGAGTTTGAAGAAGGTGAAAGGTCAGTGGGAAGACTGGTACTGGAAGATGAGCAACAAGCTAAAGCAGAGGCTCAGGCCAAGGAACATGAAACAATCCATACAAAACAGGAGTGGGAACTGAAGGAAAGTTTCAGTCAATTTGACTTCACACACTTTCTGGAGGTAAGGTTTGTTGCAGCTTTCTCCGACAATGAAATAGTAGTATTAGATATAGGCCACAATGCATTGTTTACATTAAAATCTCAGGTAGCAGCAAACACATCACAGTCTACTCACTGCCCACAAAGATTAAAACTAAAAGGTCTTTCTGAACCAAAGGCACTCACTGTGGGCAATAATGATCACCTGTATGTGATTGACAATAGAGAAGTCAAGATCTTTAACAGGAGATATAAGCCCCATCATCAGTTCAATCTAAGTGTAAGAGACTTCTACCCATCAAGGCTTGCAGTGGATGAAAACAATCTCATAGCAGTGGGTTATAAAGAAGGGCTAATCTCACTCTACAACCCTGATGGATCACTCATCAGAACATTCTCTACTCCAGTAAATGTAAACTATTTGACTTCATACAAGGAGAGGATTATCTACAGCAGTAGAGGTGGTGTACATTTACACTCAGTTGATTATAAGGGTGGAAAGGTGTTCTCAGTAGATATTGATCAGTCTGAAGATTCCTATGGTGTGTGCTGTGATAAAGATGGAAGTATCTttgttgctcaaaataattggatAACAGGAACCAATAGAATATGTCAGTACAGTCCTGATGGCAAGTACATTGGATGTGTCATTGAGGATTGTGGTAACGCCTTTGACATCACATTCACACCATCTGGCAATCTTGTAGTAGCAGCACAGACATCAGTAAACATCTTCCAAGTTGTTTCCCAGTAA